Genomic segment of Parafrankia irregularis:
TCATCCGTATGTGCTGAAAGCCAGGGCCGAGGCGGTGCGTGCGTCCGAGGCGCTGAGCCGCGCCTGCGGTTTCGGTGTCGGTGTCGCCGGAGTGCTGGCATTCGTCGAGGCGGAGAGCCTGACGGTCGTGCCGTCGCTCACGGATGTCCTCGTGGCGCACCACGACGATCTGCGCCAGGCCTTTGACGGCGTCGCGGGCCAGTGGACGGCGCAGGACGTCGAGCTGATTTTTTCCGCCGCGCGTGACCGATGTACCTGGCCGGTGATCTGACCCAGGCCCGCCAGGCCAGGCGCAGCTGTCGGCTCGGCGTCGTTCGACGGCGGGCGGCTGTTTGCCTCGGCTACAAATCTGGCATGTCAAGGGTGATGGCTGTTCTGGCCGCGGTGCCGGCGCTGCTCGTCGGTGGGCTTCTCACGGTTGCCTTCCTGCTTCCCGACGATCAGCTGTACCTGCTGGGGCCGCTGATCGCCGGGACCGTGATCCTCGCGATGTTCACGGTCTTCGCGCTGGCGCCGCGCCTGCTGCGGTGGCGGCTGGCGGAGCTGTTCGGGCGCGAGGGCAGCCGGGTGCCGGGGATGGGTCCGATGCCGGTCGCCGGGCGGCCAGGCAGCCCGGCAACCGGTTTCTCCTTCTTCTTCGGTAACGGCGCGGGCAACGGCCCGATGTGGTTCGACGGCGCGGGCGCCGCTGGTGACCCGCATGAGCCGTGGCGCGGCTGGCACCCGCACGGCGACGCGCGCGGGGACCAGCCCTGGTGCCACACCGACGGCGGTCACGGCCACTCCGGGTATTCGGGCCACGCCGGTCACCCGGGCCACCACGACCAGCATCCGTGGGGGACGGACTCCTGGAGCGGTTCGTACAGCCACGGCGGCGCGGCCGACAGCTGTTCGAGTGCCTCGTCGAGCCACGGGTCCGACGGTTCGTGGTCCAGCGGCAGCTCGGACAGCAGCTCGTCCAGTAGCAGCTCGGACGGCGGCAGCTCGTCCAGCAGCAGTTTCGACAGCTCGTCCAGTGGTTCCAGCTGGTGAGGGCCGGGCGCGGGTCAGGCCGCGATGGGGGAGAAGTGTGAGGCGTCGCCCTTGAGCGGGCGGCTGGGCGTGCCGTCCACGCTGACCGGGATGTCGCCGGCGAGGGTGATGCGGTGCAGGCGGCGGGGCTGGTCGTCGTAGTCGGCGATCGCGTAGTGCTGGGTGGCCCGGTTGTCCCAGATGGCGATGTCGCCGTCGCGCCAGCTCCACTGGACGGTGTGCTCCAGCCTGATGACGTGCCGCTGGAGCAGGTTGAAGATGTCCTGCGAGTCGCGGGTGGACAGGCCGACGATGCGGCGGACGAAGTGGCCGAGCAGCAGGCTGCGCTCGCCGGTCACCGGGTGGACCCGCACGACGGGGTGCTCGGTCTCGTACTCGATGTGACCGAACTCGGCCCGGTACGCCTCCTCCTTGACGTCGATGCCGCCGATCGCCTTCTCGGTGCGCTCGGCGGCGTAGTCGTAGAGGTTCGAGTGGACGGCCCACAGCCGGTCAGCGAGGGCCTGCAGCGCCGGGTTGAGCGTGGCGTAGGCGTGGGCGGTGTTCGCCCAGGTCGTGGTGCCGCCGTAGGGCGGCAGCGTGACCGCCCGCAGCACGCTGGCGGACGGGATGCGGTCGACGAACGTCACGTCGGTGTGCCAGGAGTTCGCCTTGCCTTCGGCCGCGTCGATCGGCAGGACCGAGTTGTCGGCCCCGGTGACGGTGGGGTGGGGCAGGGTCGGGGTACCGAGGAGGCTGGCGAAGGCACGTTGGGCCGCGTCGTCCGCGTGCTGCTGGCCGCGCAGGAAGACGACCTTGTGCTCGACGAGCGCGCGCCTGATCTCGCTGACGGTCGCCGCGTCGAGGTCGCCGTCGATGCGGACACCGCCGAGGACGGCGCCGATGTTCGCCGAGACCCGGTCGACGGTGATCGAACGGTACCCGGTGACCGCGGCAGTCTCCCGGTACGCGCGCAGCTGTGTGGTCATCTCCGCTGGTCCTTCCTGATGGGACGCCCGGCCTGGTTGGGGGGACGGTACCGAGCTAACAACCCTTTCTCGATCGGACTGATGGGTAAAGTGAAGTAGGCAACAAAACGGTCATGTTGCTTGACTCTTCCGGTGCTGCGGCGTTTGTATGCCGGCGTGATCGATGTCGCCGATGCCGCGCGCTGGCCCGTGCCGCGGTGCTGTTGTCGGCGGCGCTGTCATCGGTGGGACCTCCGCCGATCCTGTCGGTAGGAGCACCACCGCCGCGAGCCTGATCGTGGGCCGCGCGGCACCCGGGCTGTCCGTCCTCCTGGCCCGTCTCGGTCGCGTTGCCTCGGGCTGAGCGGGCCTCCGCCTTCATGCTGGCTTGCTGCCCTGGCATCGTGACGAAAGATTCCCTACAATGTCGATGGAAAATAACGGCATCTCGCGTCGGTCTCTGCTGGCCGGCCTCGGGGCCGGCGGCGCACTGCTCCTCGCCGCCTGCTCGTCGGCGGTGGACGAGGCGGGCAGCGGCGCGAGCGCCGGTTCGACGCCCAAGGCCGGTGGCACCCTCAAAGTCGCGATCCCGGACGACCTGATCCCGAAGAACCTCTTCACCAACTCCAACACGGCGATCACCACGCTGATCGGGCTGGTGTACGAGAGCCTGACCCGCTATCCCAACGACAGCATCGAGCCGAAGCCGCGGCTGGCGAAGTCGTGGACGGCGAGCGCCGACGGGCTCAGCCTCACCCTCCAGCTGCGTGACGACGTCGTGTTCCACAGCGGGCGGGCCTTCACCTCCAAGGACGTCGAGTTCTCGATCAAGGCGTACGCCGATGCGAGCTGGCACGCGCAGGGCCAGATGCAGAGCACCGCCCAGGCCGTCACCTCGGTCGACACCACCGACCCGCACCAGGCCGTGCTGCATTTCGCGCACCCGCTGGGCAACATCTTCGACCTGCTCGACACGGTGTTCATCATCGACAGCGAAAGCGTCGAGGACATCAAGACGGGCAAGGGATTCGTGGGCACCGGGCCGTTCACCTTCAAGTCCTGGACGCCGAACTCCTCGCTGGTCTTCGAGAAGAACCCGAAGTACTGGCAGCCGGGCCGCCCGTACCTCGACGGGGTCCGGATCGGCATTGTTCCCGACACCAACGCGATCGCCGCGCAGCTGAAGTCAGGCCAGGTCGACTTCGCCGAGGGCGTCAGCCCGCGGGACACCGAGGAACTGGGCAAG
This window contains:
- a CDS encoding TauD/TfdA dioxygenase family protein gives rise to the protein MTTQLRAYRETAAVTGYRSITVDRVSANIGAVLGGVRIDGDLDAATVSEIRRALVEHKVVFLRGQQHADDAAQRAFASLLGTPTLPHPTVTGADNSVLPIDAAEGKANSWHTDVTFVDRIPSASVLRAVTLPPYGGTTTWANTAHAYATLNPALQALADRLWAVHSNLYDYAAERTEKAIGGIDVKEEAYRAEFGHIEYETEHPVVRVHPVTGERSLLLGHFVRRIVGLSTRDSQDIFNLLQRHVIRLEHTVQWSWRDGDIAIWDNRATQHYAIADYDDQPRRLHRITLAGDIPVSVDGTPSRPLKGDASHFSPIAA
- a CDS encoding ABC transporter substrate-binding protein — protein: MSMENNGISRRSLLAGLGAGGALLLAACSSAVDEAGSGASAGSTPKAGGTLKVAIPDDLIPKNLFTNSNTAITTLIGLVYESLTRYPNDSIEPKPRLAKSWTASADGLSLTLQLRDDVVFHSGRAFTSKDVEFSIKAYADASWHAQGQMQSTAQAVTSVDTTDPHQAVLHFAHPLGNIFDLLDTVFIIDSESVEDIKTGKGFVGTGPFTFKSWTPNSSLVFEKNPKYWQPGRPYLDGVRIGIVPDTNAIAAQLKSGQVDFAEGVSPRDTEELGKDTKKFNKTTLEGAEQQIYVGTNVTAPALGDVRLRQAIAYAIDRDRIISEVFRGNGYATNLPWPKYSVAHDAEKNKRYAYNPAKAKELVAQIGTLPTIPYTYNTALPVYAATAQIVQANLAAVGIKVELEPVDAATFVKQLIGAEFKGLWTTFHSWAQYTPSTLVVSAYPFNALHNASHFTSDDYTTSSQAAWKQPDGRSDAAITEYAKVSDELLEALFLVEIGVIPFQWVSSTRLSGLSYTKRWELDVTNAYLA